The Haloterrigena turkmenica DSM 5511 genome includes the window GGTTGCGCTCGTACTCCCGGCGTTCTTCTAAGGCCTCGTGGAGGCGGTACATCTCCTCCTCTAAGTTCTCCGGAATGTTGTCGTACTCGAACGTCCAGAGGTAGGTGAGCCAGCCCGAGTCCTCGTCGCGCAGCCGCCGGTAGGTCGCGAGATCGTTCTCGTACAGGATAAACAGCGCCCGCCGCACGTCGTTCAACTCGAGATCCAGCTCTTCCGCGAGCTCCTCGTCGGTCACTTCCCCGTCCGGCGGCGCCGCCGCGACGGGCATCCCCTTGGGACCGACCAGCTCGTGCAAGTACTTCTGGATGACCGGATCCTCGAGCAGGTCCTCAAAAGCCATTACCTACGTGTAACGGCATGTGGCCATTAAGTCTTGTTAACTGCCTCGCGTGCAGGGACCCGCCGG containing:
- the tfe gene encoding transcription factor E, with translation MAFEDLLEDPVIQKYLHELVGPKGMPVAAAPPDGEVTDEELAEELDLELNDVRRALFILYENDLATYRRLRDEDSGWLTYLWTFEYDNIPENLEEEMYRLHEALEERREYERNHEFYLCEICSIRFEFGEAMDFGFECPECGSPLESMDNDRLVNAMDDRLDALEDELNLEA